The DNA segment CGTAGACATGCGCCAAGTAAGATTGCGCAGCTTGCCAATCCAAGCCAGGGAACCCATCGTCTGATCGAAAATGATTCTCCTTTATAGTGTGCATAGGCAAGTCCAAGAACGCTTAATGTGTATGCTGTCGTTGGGCCAAGAGCTCCAAGTTGTTGGAGTATCATTTGATTGCCATTGGTAACTAGTAAGTAGCCAAAGACGATTAGGCCTTCAACGAGTACGCAGAGTGCTGGAATATGGTGCTTGTTGAACTTGAGCAGGCGGTGGCTAAAGAAGATGTGTTTATGGTTAGCAAGTGTATGTAGGTTCCAGTGATTACTAAAAAAGATGCCATACGAACCACCGAGCGCTGATGCTGCAATGGCAATATGCAGAATCGATATGAGCTTGCGTGCAAATACCTGGTAATACGGAAGCAATGTTTTGACAAACGTGGGTATTGCACCCATATAATTTTCTTGTGCAAGCAGTGCGTCTCCGCCAGTACTGCTATAAAACAGAAGTTGATATAGCGCACTGATTACAGCAACAACGATGTATGAGTACAAGACTGCTCGTGGCCCATCTCGTTCTGGATTTTTGAGCGTTTGACTCAGTGAACAGCTTGCTTCAAATCCAATGTATGAGTAGAGAACATACGGAATTGTCGCGGGGATTCCTGCACATAAGAACATGTCGGGTCTAAATTGTGCATGTCCGGTTAGATACAGACCACCAAGAAACACAAACATGATAGGCGTTAGTTTTGTGAGAATAAAAAAGTAACCCACACGGTTACTGATCTTGAGATTGAGCGTGTTGAGGAGTGTGAAAAATCCTACCACAACTAGATCAAGAAAGAGGGTTGAAAATGGCCGTAACCAAGCCACGGCATTTTGCATCAAGAGGCTGAATACATGGATCTTGAGGCCAGCCGATGCCAGCTTGGTTGAGAAGTAGATCCAAGAACTGAAAAATCCTGTAAACCGATTTAGGTTGCTTTTGCCGTAGGTATAAAAGCCTCCGAATGGGTATTTCTCCAAAAGGGCCGCGATGCACAAGATAAGGGGAAGGA comes from the Candidatus Babeliales bacterium genome and includes:
- a CDS encoding APC family permease, translated to MPKHNNLSLLSVIFVNINIMLGSGIFINTVLLPKLAGFLGFTSYIIVALLILPLILCIAALLEKYPFGGFYTYGKSNLNRFTGFFSSWIYFSTKLASAGLKIHVFSLLMQNAVAWLRPFSTLFLDLVVVGFFTLLNTLNLKISNRVGYFFILTKLTPIMFVFLGGLYLTGHAQFRPDMFLCAGIPATIPYVLYSYIGFEASCSLSQTLKNPERDGPRAVLYSYIVVAVISALYQLLFYSSTGGDALLAQENYMGAIPTFVKTLLPYYQVFARKLISILHIAIAASALGGSYGIFFSNHWNLHTLANHKHIFFSHRLLKFNKHHIPALCVLVEGLIVFGYLLVTNGNQMILQQLGALGPTTAYTLSVLGLAYAHYKGESFSIRRWVPWLGLASCAILLGACLRNLVLYGAGSLYLYLTMALFGTSMYAITSLYRYYKYPVCKVEQK